Proteins from a genomic interval of Sinobacterium caligoides:
- a CDS encoding alginate lyase family protein, translating to MNFAWYLNRVKVMGFREVAHRLFEQIKLLLLRLEQGGRDKGVLRYDVTDYAFCRRVEPKLSDLLFELPSNEEWKEAILSASWPALGYQWCWREQGDWHLAPDTEKYWPKDFFGDISYRAGNPFGDVRVAWEPSRLQQLVALGLLAGDKNYRERAVILFERLLLSWLEANPPYRGIHYISAMECALRLISVCHAVDLMRPYLRQPVAIWQGVVSLVDSHASLIVHRLSLHSSAGNHTIAECAGLIYAGVLFPELAGAARWLKTGKELLEQEAQRQFLEDGGGVEQAFGYHLFITDLCNLSARLLAAHDLSSPRLEGIVDSACDFLAEFFSEEWLLPSIGDSDDGYALSPYLRISHRRADKFLRVKTFTESGYSLLRDKDVASRSIIFDHGCLGMPPSYGHGHSDCLSVTWREQGEMLLIDPGTFTYTGDERWRRYFRGATAHNTVSVNRLDQAMQQSAFMWSEPFEARKIEVSEAFAGYTVLLACHSGYQALGVVHYRALIYSEAGVLSVWDRLLHDPLNNDKRELSLWWHVSGEVSANAGDNQFSLLGRLGTQLQLRFSGGKLVTHVANEEQGLGWDAPQYGVKRPITTIEVCHSGNTTHEFLSHIGSDLRQMNPEQEQVVEQIIIKLRLLTG from the coding sequence GTGAACTTTGCCTGGTATCTTAATAGAGTCAAGGTAATGGGCTTTCGAGAGGTTGCCCATCGTTTGTTTGAGCAAATAAAATTGTTGCTTCTACGTCTGGAACAAGGTGGGCGAGACAAGGGGGTGCTGCGCTATGACGTGACTGACTATGCTTTTTGTCGACGCGTGGAGCCAAAACTCTCAGACCTTTTATTTGAGTTACCTAGTAATGAAGAGTGGAAGGAAGCTATCTTGTCGGCAAGTTGGCCGGCTTTAGGTTATCAGTGGTGTTGGCGGGAGCAGGGTGATTGGCACCTTGCCCCAGATACGGAAAAATATTGGCCGAAAGACTTTTTTGGCGACATTTCCTATCGAGCAGGAAACCCTTTTGGTGATGTTCGTGTCGCCTGGGAGCCTTCACGCTTGCAGCAGTTAGTGGCATTGGGTTTACTCGCAGGCGATAAGAATTATCGTGAGCGTGCGGTCATCTTATTCGAGCGCTTATTGTTATCTTGGTTGGAGGCCAACCCTCCTTACCGCGGTATTCATTATATATCAGCAATGGAATGCGCCCTTCGTCTTATATCGGTTTGCCATGCCGTTGATCTAATGAGACCTTACCTTAGGCAGCCCGTGGCTATATGGCAAGGCGTTGTGTCTCTAGTGGACTCTCATGCATCTCTGATCGTTCATCGTCTGTCACTGCACTCCTCGGCGGGCAACCACACTATCGCCGAGTGTGCGGGGTTGATTTATGCCGGTGTACTCTTTCCTGAGCTCGCTGGTGCAGCCCGCTGGTTGAAAACGGGTAAAGAGTTGCTCGAGCAGGAGGCGCAGAGGCAATTTCTTGAGGACGGCGGTGGGGTTGAGCAGGCTTTTGGCTATCACTTGTTTATCACCGATCTGTGTAATTTATCGGCACGACTGTTAGCTGCTCATGATTTATCATCACCACGTTTAGAGGGCATTGTTGATTCGGCGTGTGATTTCTTAGCAGAATTTTTTAGTGAAGAGTGGCTGCTGCCAAGTATTGGCGATAGTGATGATGGTTATGCTCTAAGTCCATATTTGCGAATATCTCATCGTCGAGCCGATAAATTTTTAAGGGTAAAGACCTTTACTGAAAGTGGCTACTCGCTACTTCGTGATAAAGATGTTGCCAGTCGCTCGATCATCTTCGATCATGGCTGTCTGGGTATGCCACCTTCTTATGGTCACGGGCACTCTGACTGTTTGTCGGTCACTTGGCGTGAACAAGGTGAGATGCTATTAATTGACCCAGGAACGTTTACTTATACGGGCGATGAGCGCTGGCGGCGATATTTTCGTGGCGCGACAGCCCATAATACGGTTTCCGTGAATAGACTAGATCAGGCCATGCAGCAGAGTGCCTTTATGTGGTCAGAGCCTTTCGAGGCTAGAAAGATTGAGGTGTCTGAAGCTTTTGCCGGTTACACTGTGCTCTTGGCGTGTCATAGTGGTTATCAGGCTTTAGGCGTGGTGCATTATAGGGCGTTGATTTACAGTGAGGCCGGGGTTTTATCAGTCTGGGATAGGTTGCTTCATGATCCACTCAACAATGATAAGCGAGAGTTATCGTTATGGTGGCACGTGTCAGGAGAGGTTAGCGCTAATGCTGGTGATAACCAATTCTCGCTCTTGGGGCGTCTTGGTACTCAGCTTCAGCTTAGGTTTTCCGGTGGTAAGCTGGTCACTCATGTTGCCAATGAGGAGCAGGGGCTCGGCTGGGATGCACCTCAGTACGGAGTAAAGAGACCTATAACGACAATAGAAGTTTGTCATAGTGGGAATACAACACATGAGTTTTTGAGCCATATTGGTTCAGATTTAAGGCAAATGAACCCTGAACAAGAGCAGGTTGTTGAACAAATAATAATAAAGCTGAGGTTGTTGACGGGATGA
- a CDS encoding glycosyltransferase family 4 protein → MKRKSINITVGTDLKANGGIATVLNVLKDGDFFDRWNVVLLSTHIDNRRFFGLLRVFAFARSLLMIIYYHLFFDVGLVHVHASLKWSFLRKAIVIRLVKFLGGRVILHLHSGGFSEFYENECSERQQEKIRDIFNLSDRVIVLSSQWLSWVRGIVLQQDKVEVVYNAVPDLHLSRKDADRNVILFLGKLSESKGVGDLIEAFSLVLERFPEARLILGGNGDVDYYRKQVKAKGLERNVVFLGWVTGEEKLAWLQRAGVYTLPSYHEGFPMGVLEAMSAGIPVVASTAGGIPDAITDGEEGLLIEAGDRLALAECLSSLIADSTLSNAYAKAAKNKFTHNFSPASVFPCLDGIYESILS, encoded by the coding sequence ATGAAAAGAAAGTCTATCAATATCACTGTAGGCACTGACCTGAAGGCTAATGGTGGTATCGCAACTGTTCTAAATGTTTTGAAAGATGGAGATTTTTTCGATAGATGGAATGTTGTTTTGCTCAGTACGCACATTGATAATAGGCGCTTCTTTGGTTTGCTGAGAGTTTTCGCCTTTGCAAGAAGTCTATTGATGATAATTTACTATCATTTGTTTTTTGATGTTGGCTTGGTTCATGTCCACGCTTCTTTAAAGTGGAGTTTTTTGCGGAAAGCTATTGTTATTAGGTTGGTGAAGTTTCTGGGTGGGAGAGTTATTCTGCACCTGCATTCAGGTGGTTTTAGTGAGTTTTATGAGAATGAGTGTAGCGAAAGACAACAAGAGAAAATACGTGATATTTTCAATCTATCAGATAGAGTAATTGTCCTTTCCAGTCAATGGCTTTCTTGGGTTCGAGGGATTGTACTACAGCAAGATAAAGTTGAGGTAGTGTACAATGCTGTGCCTGATTTGCACCTTTCCAGGAAAGATGCTGACCGCAACGTTATCCTATTTCTCGGTAAGTTAAGTGAGAGCAAAGGGGTGGGAGATCTTATCGAAGCTTTCTCTTTAGTCTTAGAGAGATTCCCAGAGGCAAGGCTAATACTGGGTGGGAATGGTGATGTTGATTATTACCGAAAACAGGTTAAAGCAAAGGGCCTGGAAAGAAATGTTGTTTTTTTAGGCTGGGTAACAGGTGAAGAGAAATTAGCCTGGCTACAGCGGGCAGGTGTATACACGCTTCCGAGCTATCACGAAGGCTTCCCTATGGGTGTTTTAGAGGCTATGTCTGCGGGTATTCCTGTAGTCGCTTCAACTGCTGGTGGGATACCTGATGCAATAACAGATGGTGAGGAGGGGTTGTTGATTGAGGCTGGAGACAGGCTTGCTTTAGCTGAGTGCTTAAGTTCTTTGATAGCAGACTCAACGTTGAGTAATGCTTATGCTAAAGCAGCTAAAAATAAGTTTACGCATAACTTCTCTCCTGCTTCTGTATTTCCTTGTTTAGATGGTATCTACGAAAGCATATTGTCATAA
- a CDS encoding family 10 glycosylhydrolase, producing MMILRGVILTVLIFFTLSAISDEVPLGPRVLFDEDFFWVTKEGADKLVETAKASGFNIIVPCVWHGRGASWDSSIIGKDAKLKEVDLKRHDALSYLISIAHKNDIEVHPWFTVFLRQADIYPKFTDPSIGAMFNIHDREFHQIINQVIMDVVRNYDIDGVNLDYIRSKKVCDSAACADDYEKRYSRSLHADILTKSVNPAARRNIERWQKQAVIDAVRLISGSVRSYNPDLIISVDTLVNDVLWGEFGADAVTWLNEGLVDIAYHMDYTKTLNKPFIKKAYQQLEEPWRMIVLMGNFKFEGETSVARSDELVAKLYREALELSPNGSVGMYEYRFVTPGQINDFSRVNLPLK from the coding sequence ATGATGATCTTAAGGGGTGTTATTTTAACTGTATTGATTTTCTTTACGCTTTCTGCAATATCTGATGAGGTCCCTCTTGGTCCTCGAGTGTTATTTGATGAGGACTTTTTTTGGGTTACTAAGGAGGGGGCTGATAAGTTGGTTGAGACGGCAAAAGCGTCCGGGTTTAATATTATTGTCCCCTGTGTGTGGCATGGCCGAGGGGCCTCCTGGGATTCTAGTATTATAGGCAAGGATGCAAAGCTGAAAGAGGTGGATTTAAAACGCCATGATGCTTTGTCGTATCTTATAAGCATCGCACATAAAAATGATATAGAAGTTCACCCTTGGTTCACGGTTTTCTTAAGGCAGGCAGATATTTATCCAAAGTTTACAGACCCTTCTATAGGTGCAATGTTTAATATCCATGACAGGGAGTTTCATCAGATAATAAACCAAGTCATTATGGATGTTGTAAGAAATTACGATATTGATGGTGTAAACCTAGATTATATTCGATCTAAGAAGGTCTGTGATAGTGCTGCTTGTGCAGATGACTATGAAAAGAGGTACTCAAGAAGTCTCCATGCAGATATTTTAACGAAGTCTGTTAACCCAGCGGCTCGTCGTAATATTGAGCGCTGGCAAAAACAAGCTGTGATAGATGCCGTTAGATTAATATCTGGCTCGGTTCGCAGCTATAATCCGGACTTAATCATTAGCGTGGATACACTCGTTAATGATGTCCTTTGGGGGGAGTTTGGTGCTGATGCAGTAACATGGCTTAATGAAGGTTTGGTCGATATTGCTTATCATATGGATTATACCAAAACTCTAAATAAACCTTTCATCAAAAAGGCGTATCAACAGCTTGAAGAACCATGGAGAATGATAGTTCTTATGGGTAATTTCAAGTTCGAAGGTGAGACTTCCGTTGCTAGGTCGGATGAGCTTGTTGCAAAGTTATACAGAGAGGCTCTAGAGCTATCGCCAAATGGCTCAGTTGGAATGTATGAATATAGGTTTGTTACGCCAGGGCAGATCAATGATTTCTCTCGAGTTAATTTGCCGTTAAAGTGA
- a CDS encoding oligosaccharide flippase family protein, whose protein sequence is MASFLQNSAMLVVASALSQAVSFALMPVITHLYSPEDYGVYATFIAIVLIIYPVVAWRLNAAITISDNDSDAQGLFCLSWLAVLITVVALQVVTCICYFFLGLGEPEYLYVPVVLLVMGFCLTSQSRLIYINKFKGMAYARIVDNISDRLLAIVLALVIAGGVSAVFLVLARIVGATASFLVSIIYLKVNASLTFTLLSYSRAITLLSKYRSYLLYSTPSLLLDSFGRYVPVLVFAFFYTPEDAAFFLLAMQLVNMPIVLLGDGLANSFIKYSSDNRSNIKGIANLILDVSVLLLYLFVPVSLVLLCFGELLFSIVFGELWRSSGWYASVLISGTYFMLIHRVFSGLFELYGRQRVRFIFDVFLVLAKLLVVCLVVFFDSPAIYVVVGVTLVNIFVYLFAVFYLYRFVLKQALVVLPFFKALVVNVPLLFVLYLNWQQWDLLSYAVLVACFLVFSVCVPFLKEGRRAVRLISYR, encoded by the coding sequence GTGGCTTCTTTTTTACAGAATAGCGCGATGTTGGTAGTGGCCAGTGCATTATCGCAGGCAGTATCGTTCGCCTTGATGCCGGTGATCACTCATTTGTACTCGCCCGAGGATTACGGTGTCTACGCTACATTTATTGCAATTGTATTAATTATTTATCCTGTCGTTGCCTGGAGGTTGAATGCAGCAATAACTATTAGTGATAATGATAGTGATGCACAAGGCCTTTTTTGTTTGTCTTGGCTTGCGGTACTGATAACAGTAGTAGCTCTTCAGGTAGTAACCTGTATATGTTATTTTTTTCTCGGCTTAGGAGAGCCTGAATATCTTTATGTCCCTGTCGTCCTGTTAGTGATGGGTTTTTGCTTGACTAGCCAGTCTAGGCTTATTTATATAAATAAGTTTAAGGGTATGGCCTATGCGCGTATTGTTGATAATATAAGTGATAGGCTTCTAGCTATTGTTTTGGCGCTAGTTATTGCGGGGGGAGTAAGTGCTGTCTTTTTGGTGTTGGCAAGGATTGTTGGTGCGACGGCCTCATTTCTAGTTAGTATTATCTATCTAAAGGTGAATGCTTCCTTAACGTTTACTTTATTATCCTATTCAAGGGCGATAACGCTTTTATCTAAATATCGCTCATACTTACTGTATTCGACACCGTCGTTGTTGTTAGATTCTTTTGGGCGTTATGTGCCGGTGCTTGTCTTTGCCTTTTTCTACACGCCTGAGGATGCTGCCTTTTTTCTTTTGGCTATGCAGTTGGTGAATATGCCTATAGTTCTACTTGGGGATGGCCTGGCGAACTCTTTTATAAAGTACTCATCAGACAATCGCAGTAATATAAAGGGGATTGCAAATCTTATTTTGGATGTGTCAGTGCTTCTTTTATATCTTTTTGTGCCGGTCTCTTTGGTTTTGTTGTGCTTTGGTGAGTTGCTTTTTTCTATTGTTTTTGGTGAGCTTTGGCGCTCTTCTGGGTGGTATGCCTCGGTGTTAATATCTGGCACATATTTCATGCTTATCCACAGGGTGTTTTCTGGATTGTTTGAACTTTATGGTAGGCAAAGGGTTCGTTTTATCTTTGATGTTTTTCTTGTTTTGGCAAAGCTCCTGGTTGTTTGTCTGGTTGTGTTTTTCGATAGTCCTGCGATATATGTGGTGGTTGGCGTTACGTTGGTTAATATTTTTGTTTATTTATTTGCGGTTTTTTATCTCTATAGGTTTGTTCTTAAACAGGCGCTTGTTGTTTTGCCATTTTTTAAGGCTCTTGTTGTGAATGTGCCATTGTTGTTTGTTTTATATTTAAATTGGCAGCAGTGGGATTTGCTTTCTTATGCTGTGCTTGTTGCTTGTTTTTTGGTGTTTAGTGTTTGTGTTCCGTTTTTAAAAGAAGGTCGTCGTGCCGTAAGGTTAATAAGTTATAGGTGA
- a CDS encoding glycosyltransferase → MKSLSLAYLSRDRFPPLRPDVRVLFGQEFQELGHKVDWFLMAREPVEKSYSTDFYSGRAWVTRNSSGALSRLKNLSKSFVKDFRFLFFGERSYDFVVYKDQFFSAPFVMLACKLKGVDFVYWLSYPYHLEYDLAAKDKGKLITRLRSIVTEATLNHIIIPYSKHLFVQSEGMKDLLCNEVNKDKFTAVPMGFDRMRVENVIPTQHDVTKIAYLGVISRLRKVEFIVHAFSAAVNYGIEAKLCLVGGEEVSGDFEYIESIIAELGLSDKVEMTGALDQKEAWSVVAGCDLCVAAVPEIPLYECSSPTKVVEYMALGKPVVVNNIPDQRLLIEESGAGVCVNYNHEDFANAMVCMLANKEELREMGERGRNYIMKSRTYEHIAAQVEKKLMELL, encoded by the coding sequence ATGAAAAGTTTATCGTTGGCGTATTTAAGTAGAGATAGGTTTCCACCGTTAAGGCCTGATGTTAGAGTTCTTTTTGGTCAGGAGTTCCAGGAGCTTGGTCATAAGGTTGATTGGTTCTTGATGGCAAGAGAGCCTGTAGAAAAAAGCTATTCAACCGACTTTTACAGTGGTCGAGCATGGGTGACGAGGAATAGTTCTGGTGCTTTGTCTCGCTTGAAGAACTTGTCAAAAAGCTTCGTTAAGGATTTTCGTTTTTTGTTTTTTGGTGAGAGAAGTTATGATTTTGTTGTGTACAAAGATCAGTTCTTTTCGGCGCCTTTTGTTATGCTTGCTTGCAAATTAAAGGGTGTTGATTTTGTTTATTGGCTCTCATACCCATATCATTTAGAGTATGATCTCGCAGCAAAAGATAAAGGCAAACTTATTACAAGGCTTAGGTCGATAGTCACTGAAGCTACGTTGAATCACATTATTATACCTTATTCAAAGCACTTGTTTGTACAGAGTGAAGGAATGAAAGACTTACTTTGTAATGAGGTGAATAAGGATAAGTTTACTGCTGTCCCTATGGGTTTTGATCGTATGCGTGTAGAAAATGTTATTCCTACTCAACACGATGTAACCAAAATAGCTTACTTAGGGGTGATTAGCCGGCTTAGGAAGGTTGAGTTTATCGTGCATGCCTTTTCTGCTGCTGTGAACTACGGGATTGAGGCCAAATTGTGTCTTGTAGGAGGGGAGGAAGTATCCGGGGACTTTGAGTATATAGAGTCGATTATTGCCGAACTTGGCTTGTCAGATAAAGTAGAGATGACAGGGGCGTTAGATCAGAAGGAAGCTTGGTCCGTGGTAGCGGGCTGTGATTTATGTGTAGCAGCAGTTCCTGAAATTCCGTTGTATGAGTGTTCAAGCCCAACAAAGGTGGTGGAATATATGGCGTTGGGTAAGCCTGTTGTTGTAAATAATATACCAGATCAACGTCTACTGATTGAGGAGAGTGGAGCAGGTGTATGCGTGAACTATAACCATGAAGACTTTGCTAATGCTATGGTCTGCATGTTGGCTAATAAGGAAGAATTGAGGGAAATGGGGGAGAGAGGAAGGAACTATATAATGAAAAGCAGAACATATGAGCATATAGCGGCACAGGTCGAAAAGAAGCTTATGGAACTGCTTTAA
- the wecC gene encoding UDP-N-acetyl-D-mannosamine dehydrogenase, translated as MSARLKKICVMGLGYIGLPTASLLGTKGYDVHGVDISQDVVDTINDGRIHIVEPDLDIMVKSAVQSGHLKADIEPCVADVFIIAVPTPFKEGKKPDLTYVAEATKKISSYVKPGDLVILESTSPVGTTDEVVAKILKEDGHRDDVFVAHCPERVLPGRILIELVENDRVVGGINEESTQQAVDFYEDFVRGEVLSTTAKTAEMVKLTENSSRDVQIAFANELSMICESETINTWEVIELANRHPRVNILKPGPGVGGHCIAVDPWFIVDRSPEHSHLIRTAREVNDAKPEWVIERVKRCADKFKDPVIACLGLAFKADVDDLRESPAFDIVKRLQADDVGNLLICEPNLKESSEFELCSVDEAIRHADIVLLLVDHKKFKNFKAAELGEKVVIDTRGIIK; from the coding sequence ATGTCAGCTCGACTAAAGAAAATCTGTGTCATGGGGCTAGGTTACATTGGCTTGCCGACAGCGTCATTATTAGGCACTAAAGGCTACGATGTCCATGGTGTCGATATCTCGCAGGATGTAGTGGATACGATTAATGATGGGCGGATTCATATTGTAGAGCCTGATCTCGATATCATGGTTAAGTCGGCGGTGCAGAGTGGTCACTTGAAAGCAGATATAGAGCCTTGTGTTGCCGACGTATTTATTATTGCAGTACCGACGCCATTTAAAGAAGGGAAGAAACCTGATCTTACTTATGTAGCTGAAGCTACGAAGAAAATATCGTCATATGTAAAGCCTGGTGATTTGGTAATTCTAGAGTCAACGAGTCCAGTGGGTACTACTGATGAGGTGGTGGCGAAAATATTAAAGGAAGACGGGCATCGCGATGATGTGTTTGTTGCCCACTGCCCTGAGCGAGTGCTGCCCGGGCGTATTCTCATTGAGTTGGTTGAGAATGACCGGGTCGTAGGTGGTATTAATGAGGAGTCAACGCAGCAAGCTGTCGATTTTTATGAGGACTTTGTTAGGGGAGAGGTGCTATCGACAACGGCTAAAACGGCGGAGATGGTCAAACTAACAGAAAACTCATCTCGTGACGTGCAAATTGCCTTTGCTAATGAGTTGTCGATGATTTGCGAGTCAGAAACTATCAATACGTGGGAGGTGATTGAGCTGGCAAACCGCCACCCGCGTGTGAATATTTTGAAGCCAGGCCCTGGCGTAGGTGGACACTGTATCGCAGTTGATCCTTGGTTTATTGTTGATCGCTCACCGGAGCATTCACACCTGATTCGCACTGCCCGAGAAGTTAATGATGCTAAGCCTGAGTGGGTGATTGAGCGTGTAAAGAGGTGTGCAGATAAATTCAAGGATCCAGTGATTGCCTGCTTAGGGTTAGCATTTAAAGCAGATGTAGATGACCTTCGGGAGTCTCCAGCCTTTGATATTGTTAAGCGCTTACAGGCCGACGATGTTGGTAATTTGTTGATATGCGAGCCTAACTTAAAGGAGTCAAGTGAGTTTGAATTGTGCTCCGTTGATGAAGCGATAAGGCATGCAGATATTGTTTTGCTTTTGGTCGACCATAAAAAATTTAAAAACTTTAAAGCGGCTGAACTGGGTGAGAAAGTAGTGATTGATACACGTGGAATAATAAAGTGA
- the wecB gene encoding non-hydrolyzing UDP-N-acetylglucosamine 2-epimerase, whose amino-acid sequence MNKRILTVFGTRPEAIKMAPVVLGVTEAEILDGEVCVTAQHREMLDQVMDIFTIKANYDLNLMRPGQDLYDITARVLTGMREVLRQSKPDVVLVHGDTTTCFAAALAAFYEGIKVGHVEAGLRTGNMMAPFPEEANRSLVGRLASYHFAPTETAKNNLLAENVDPSTIYVTGNTVIDALLMVRDKAQKMPKSFWKNTFGKALYSSIVDEKRKMILITGHRRENFGQGFVDLCTAIKNLALKHPDWLLLYPVHLNPNVQKPVNDILSGLANVSLIEPQQYLPFVWLMNQSDVILTDSGGIQEEGPSLGKPVLVMRDVTERPEAVEAGTVRLVGTNTQKIVEGVEQVLLDEKVLNKMSSASNPYGDGRATQRIIEVLAQS is encoded by the coding sequence ATGAATAAAAGAATCCTGACAGTCTTCGGTACTCGCCCTGAGGCGATAAAAATGGCACCGGTTGTATTGGGTGTTACTGAAGCGGAGATATTGGATGGTGAAGTGTGTGTCACGGCCCAACACCGTGAGATGCTAGATCAAGTAATGGATATCTTCACAATCAAAGCCAATTATGACTTGAACCTGATGCGACCAGGGCAAGATTTATATGATATTACGGCGAGAGTTTTAACCGGTATGCGTGAAGTCTTACGGCAATCAAAGCCGGATGTTGTCTTGGTACATGGTGATACAACAACCTGCTTTGCAGCAGCTCTAGCAGCTTTTTATGAAGGGATTAAAGTAGGGCATGTAGAGGCAGGTTTGCGTACTGGCAATATGATGGCACCCTTCCCAGAGGAGGCAAACAGATCGCTAGTGGGGCGCCTCGCTAGCTATCACTTCGCTCCAACAGAAACCGCAAAGAACAACCTGCTAGCTGAAAACGTAGATCCATCGACGATATACGTGACAGGAAATACAGTTATTGACGCGTTGCTAATGGTGCGAGATAAAGCGCAGAAAATGCCGAAGAGTTTTTGGAAAAATACATTTGGTAAGGCACTTTACAGCTCGATCGTTGATGAAAAACGTAAGATGATTTTAATAACGGGTCATCGTCGGGAGAATTTTGGTCAGGGCTTCGTCGATTTATGTACTGCCATAAAAAATCTGGCATTAAAGCATCCTGATTGGCTATTGCTCTACCCAGTGCATTTGAATCCCAATGTGCAAAAACCGGTTAACGACATCCTATCAGGGCTAGCAAATGTAAGTCTTATTGAGCCCCAGCAGTATTTGCCTTTTGTCTGGCTGATGAATCAGAGTGATGTGATCTTGACAGACTCTGGCGGCATTCAAGAGGAAGGGCCATCGTTAGGAAAGCCTGTTCTAGTCATGCGAGATGTAACAGAGCGCCCGGAGGCTGTTGAAGCCGGTACCGTCAGGCTTGTGGGTACTAACACACAAAAAATAGTCGAAGGCGTTGAGCAGGTGTTATTAGATGAGAAGGTACTTAATAAGATGTCATCGGCTAGCAATCCTTATGGTGATGGTCGTGCAACACAGAGAATAATAGAAGTGTTGGCTCAGAGCTAA